The Lathyrus oleraceus cultivar Zhongwan6 chromosome 5, CAAS_Psat_ZW6_1.0, whole genome shotgun sequence genome includes the window ATTTGAGTCACTGTTACAAGGTTGCTGTCGTTTGTTATCCACATACTCTTGTTCAGGGTCCTGTTAGCAATTGCAGAAATCTAGTAAAAGTTCATACTCTGGGAACCACTTCTTGGAGAACAATTCAGGACTTCCCTCCTAATACTCTCATTTTGAATGAATCAGGAAAATTCCTTAGGGGAGCTATTAATTGGTTAGCATATAGACAGAGGCATTCTTCATGTTGGGTCATTATGTCTCTTGATTTGGAGAAAGAATTTCACAGAGAGATACCACAGCCTGATTATGGAGGGATAAATGTGCTTAGTTTAAACATAGGGGTGTTGAGGGATTGCTTATGCATATTTTCTAATGCTGATACGTTTTCAGATGTTTGGCTTATGAAAGAGTATGGAAATAAAGATTCTTGGACTAAATTGTTCCGTCTTCCTCACACCAGAAATCTTGGTTCTTGGCCTCTTGTTTATGCACTTTATGTTTCTAACGATGATCAAGTGCTATTTGATATTGAGCGAGAAGAGTTGGTTGTTTACAATTCTAGAGATGGTACTTTTAAGGATCCCGGTATTCAAATCATAGACAAATGGATGGAATCAGAAGTCTACCATGAGAGTTTGATATCACCTTGCTTTTAAATACTAACATGTATGTTATGCTACTTGTGTATCAAGAGTCCATCTACTGGATTCTTCAACTCCCTCATTGCAACTTTTACGTTGATTTTCATTTGTGCTATGTTTACTGCTCCCTTCATGGTTTATGCTTAGTTATTGGTAGATGGAATTTGCAGCTTGAGAGATTGCTATGTTTGGTTTTTTGGTTTATTTGTTAGTTAGACTTTTTCTGTTTGTTCTTCTTCTGTGCATTTCATTATATGGTTTCTGATTTGGTTCTCTAAGATTGGAGTCAATTGTTATGCCTAGTAGAGTTGGAAGATCAAATCTTGGATATGGCAGTGGCAGCCGAAGTTCTATTTCTGGTCAAGAATCACACGGGATGTATAGCAGTCGGCAGGGAACAGGTTATGGTGGAGGTGAATTTCGTTGCAAATAGTCTGGTCTCTTCTTTTCAACATTGAAGTTTTCTTTACTTACAATTCTATTATTTTTGTCTATCAGGATCTTATGGTGGCAGTGATGTTGGAGGCATGTACTCGTCAAGTTATGGTGGTGATTACGTTTCTCGTGGAAGTGATGTAATTTTCCCGTCCTTTCCCAATGTCAATAGGAATTAGTGTTCTGTGTATGTTTTGTTACATTCTTATGTATTGTCCATGCAATGTAGGTTGGCGGCAGCTCATATTCGTCAATGTATTCTGGCAGAGGTGCCGGCGGCGGTAGCAGTTACATGGGCAGCGGTGGATCTGCACTTTGAACTGTTTGTCTTATTGCAGTTGTGTTTGTTTATTGTAGATTCTGGCGGATGCAATGGGACTTGGAAAGACTGTTATGACAATTGCTTTGATTCTAAGTAATCCAGGCAGGGTGAAGTCAGAAGACAGTAACGCAGAGAGCCTATATGACAACATTTTCTCAACTAAGAGGAGGAATATTAACAATGTAGAGGGTGGCACTCTGATTGTTTGTCCCATGGCATTATTGGGTCAGTGGAAGGTGAGATTCCTCTCTAATTAAGCCAATTAAAAAAGCATGGTTGTTCTTTTATATTTAAGCCAATTAAAAAAGCATGGTTGTTCTTTTATATATATCTCAATATTTATGTGAAAGGCAATTTACAATGGTTTATAATATCCAGGACGAGCTTGAAACACATTCAAAATCAGGCAGCATATCCATATTTGTTCATTATGGTGGGGGTAGAACTGATAATGTTGATTTGTTGTTAGAGTACGACGTTGTCTTGACAACATATGGTGTCCTATCAGCTTCATATAAAAGTGTAAGGAAATgtttatttgtattttattttcataaatttaaaTAGTGAACCTCCTCATTTTGGATTCCCTGATTCTTTGAAACCAGGATGGAGAGAATAGCATCTACCACAGGGTCCAATGGTTCAGAGTGGTACTAGACGAAGCTCACCATATTAAAGCCCATAAAAGTCAGGTTGCCCAGGCTACTATTGCCCTGTCCTCACACTGCCGCTGGTGTCTAACTGGAACACCGCTTCAGGTTAATTATTGAGAAACATTTTGTGTAATTTATAGAATTGCTAGTAGAAAAGTACTCCTCCCATATAATGAGCTCATAGTTA containing:
- the LOC127088211 gene encoding uncharacterized protein LOC127088211, with the protein product MPSRVGRSNLGYGSGSRSSISGQESHGMYSSRQGTGYGGGSYGGSDVGGMYSSSYGGDYVSRGSDVGGSSYSSMYSGRGAGGGSSYMGSGGSAL